The following coding sequences lie in one Diabrotica undecimpunctata isolate CICGRU unplaced genomic scaffold, icDiaUnde3 ctg00000601.1, whole genome shotgun sequence genomic window:
- the LOC140431242 gene encoding uncharacterized protein: MDSVYPSTSTSCEINSGACHLCSKIFKNVELRNRHIKGIHNIDMSIKKINHIICPLCEQETNFKSHENLRKHLKGNHQVSIELITFEFSSLQEYETWKDMQKFETSYTMNRIVNRNEQKTLYYECNRSNIKGYKPNYKIRTEKSGGSIKIKGVCPSRLICKLRDQGQVSVSYWKTHAGHKEELRTMHLAKAEEKMIVEKLISGVPSSRILEDSRKLETPKLERLALLTSKDLSNLSRKYNTYKKRDQNDMVATALKVQEWNANNKNYAFLFKKEDDAARCLAETSIIKSRHQEEINEFVRGKVEQTNVIQENTRRCLQNENFKNVIDSLHDLDDETYTQLHDKFMRDVQEARRKVKKEFQETPKDITKKRKMEKQEYFPSNKKRN; the protein is encoded by the exons ATGGATTCTGTCTATCCATCTACTTCAACAAGCTGTGAAATTAACTCCGGAGCCTGCCATCTTTgcagcaaaatatttaaaaatgtggaATTACGAAATCGTCATATCAAAGGAATACATAACATAGATATGTCGATTAAGAAAATTAATCACATTATTTGTCCCTTATGTGAACAAGAAACTAATTTCAAAAGCCATGAGAACTTACGAAAACATCTTAAAGGGAACCACCAGGTGAGTATTGAATTAATAACTTTTGAATTTTCTAGTTTACAAGAATATGAGACATGGAAAGACATGCAGAAATTTGAGACAAGTTATACAATGAATAGAATTGTTAATAGAAATGAACAGAAGACATTATACTATGAGTGTAACAGAAGTAACATTAAAG GATATAAGCCCAACTATAAAATTAGAACAGAGAAATCTGGtggatcaattaaaattaaaggagtGTGTCCCTCCAGGCTGATTTGCAAACTGAGAGATCAAGGACAAGTTTCAGTCAGTTATTGGAAAACACATGCTGGACATAAAGAGGAATTAAGAACCATGCATCTGGCAAAAGCAGAAGAAAAAATGATTGTAGAGAAGTTAATATCTGGGGTGCCATCCAGCAGAATTTTAGAAGATTCAAGAAAATTGGAAACACCAAAACTAGAAAGACTTGCCCTATTAACAAGTAAAGATCTCTCAAATTTGTCCAGGAAGTATAATACATATAAGAAACGAGATCAAAATGATATGGTAGCAACGGCTTTAAAGGTTCAGGAATGGAATGCTAACAACAAGAATTATGCTTTCTTATTCAAGAAGGAAG ATGATGCTGCAAGGTGTTTGGCAGAAACTTCAATTATCAAATCAAGGCATCAAGAGGAAATTAATGAGTTTGTCAGAGGGAAGGTAGAACAGACAAATGTGATCCAGGAAAACACCAGACGATGTCTTCAAAATGAAAACTTCAAAAATGTCATAGACAGCTTACATGACTTAGATGATGAAACTTATACACAATTACATGACAAATTTATGAGAGATGTTCAAGAAGCAAGACGTAAGGTGAAGAAAGAATTTCAGGAAACCCCTAAGGATATTACAAAGAagcgaaaaatggaaaagcaggaatattttccttccaataaaaaaagaaactga